Proteins from a genomic interval of Methanobrevibacter wolinii SH:
- a CDS encoding TOBE domain-containing protein, whose protein sequence is MEISARNGLKGKVEKVTLGTVMANVHIKVEEPGVITAAITRESAEKLGLKEGDDVSAIIKATEVIVGKEL, encoded by the coding sequence ATGGAAATTAGTGCAAGAAATGGTTTAAAAGGTAAAGTTGAAAAAGTTACTTTAGGTACTGTTATGGCAAATGTTCATATTAAAGTTGAAGAGCCTGGTGTTATTACTGCAGCTATTACTCGTGAATCTGCTGAGAAATTAGGTCTTAAAGAAGGTGACGATGTATCTGCTATAATTAAAGCTACTGAAGTTATTGTTGGTAAAGAATTATAA